Proteins encoded in a region of the Eschrichtius robustus isolate mEscRob2 chromosome 14, mEscRob2.pri, whole genome shotgun sequence genome:
- the FZD10 gene encoding frizzled-10, which produces MQRPGPRLWLVLQVMGSCAAISSMDMERPGDGKCQPIEIPMCKDIGYNMTRMPNLMGHENQREAAIQLHEFAPLVEYGCHGHLRFFLCSLYAPMCTEQVSTPIPACRVMCEQARLKCSPIMEQFNFKWPDSLDCSKLPNKNDPNYLCMEAPNNGSDEPARGSGMFPPLFRPQRPHSAQEHPLKDGGPGRAGCDNPGKFRHVEKSASCAPLCTPGVDVYWSRDDKHFAVVWLAVWSVLCFFSSAFTVLTFLIDPARFRYPERPIIFLSMCYCVYSVGYIIRLFAGAESVACDRDSGQLYVIQEGLESTGCTLVFLVLYYFGMASSLWWVILTLTWFLAAGKKWGHEAIEANSSYFHLAAWAIPAVKTILILVMRRVAGDELTGVCYVGSMDINALTGFVLIPLACYLITGTSFILSGFVALFHIRRVMKTGGENTDKLEKLMVRIGVFSVLYTVPATCVIACYFYERLNVEYWKILATQHKCKMNNQTKNLDCLMAASIPAVEIFMVKIFMLLVVGITSGMWVWTSKTLQSWQNVCSRRFKKKSRRKPASVITSSGIYKKAQHPPKTHLGKYEIPAQPPTCV; this is translated from the coding sequence ATGCAGCGCCCGGGCCCCCGCCTGTGGCTGGTCCTTCAGGTGATGGGCTCGTGCGCCGCCATCAGCTCCATGGACATGGAGCGTCCGGGCGACGGCAAGTGCCAGCCCATCGAGATCCCGATGTGCAAGGACATTGGCTACAACATGACCCGCATGCCCAACCTGATGGGCCACGAGAACCAGCGCGAGGCCGCCATCCAGCTGCACGAGTTCGCGCCGCTGGTGGAGTACGGCTGCCACGGCCACCTCCGCTTCTTCCTGTGCTCGCTGTACGCGCCCATGTGCACCGAGCAAgtctccacccccatccccgccTGCCGGGTCATGTGCGAGCAGGCCCGGCTCAAGTGCTCCCCGATCATGGAGCAGTTCAACTTCAAGTGGCCCGACTCGCTGGACTGCAGCAAACTCCCCAACAAGAACGACCCCAACTACCTGTGCATGGAGGCGCCCAACAACGGCTCGGACGAGCCCGCGCGGGGCTCGGGCATGTTCCCGCCGCTCTTCCGGCCGCAGCGGCCGCACAGCGCGCAGGAGCACCCGCTGAAGGACGGGGGGCCCGGGCGCGCCGGCTGCGACAACCCGGGCAAGTTCCGCCACGTGGAGAAGAGCGCGTCGTGCGCGCCGCTCTGCACGCCGGGCGTGGACGTCTACTGGAGCCGCGACGACAAGCACTTCGCCGTGGTCTGGCTGGCCGTCTGGTCCGTGCTCTGCTTCTTCTCCAGCGCCTTCACCGTGCTCACCTTCCTCATCGACCCGGCGCGCTTCAGGTACCCCGAGCGCCCCATCATCTTCCTCTCCATGTGCTACTGCGTCTACTCGGTGGGCTACATCATCCGCCTCTTCGCGGGCGCCGAGAGCGTCGCCTGCGACCGGGACAGCGGGCAGCTCTACGTCATCCAGGAGGGGCTTGAGAGCACGGGCTGCACCCTGGTCTTCCTGGTCCTCTACTACTTCGGCATGGCCAGTTCCCTGTGGTGGGTGATTCTCACGCTCACCTGGTTTCTGGCTGCGGGCAAGAAGTGGGGCCACGAGGCCATCGAGGCCAACAGCAGCTACTTCCACCTGGCCGCCTGGGCCATCCCGGCCGTGAAGACCATCCTAATCCTGGTGATGCGCAGGGTCGCGGGGGACGAGCTGACCGGCGTCTGCTACGTGGGGAGCATGGACATCAACGCCCTCACCGGCTTCGTCCTCATCCCGCTGGCCTGTTACCTCATCACCGGCACTTCCTTTATCCTCTCGGGCTTCGTGGCCCTCTTCCACATCCGGAGGGTGATGAAAACGGGTGGGGAGAACACGGACAAACTGGAAAAGCTCATGGTGAGGATAGGGGTCTTCTCCGTGCTCTACACGGTGCCGGCCACCTGTGTGATTGCCTGTTACTTTTACGAACGCCTCAACGTGGAGTATTGGAAGATCCTGGCCACGCAGCACAAGTGCAAAATGAACAACCAGACTAAAAACCTGGACTGTCTGATGGCCGCCTCCATCCCCGCGGTGGAGATCTTCATGGTGAAGATTTTCATGCTGCTGGTGGTGGGCATCACGAGCGGCATGTGGGTCTGGACATCCAAGACCCTGCAGTCCTGGCAGAACGTTTGCAGCCGCAGGTTCAAGAAAAAGAGCCGAAGAAAACCGGCCAGCGTGATCACCAGCAGTGGAATTTACAAAAAAGCCCAGCATCCCCCAAAAACCCATCTCGGGAAATACGAAATCCCTGCCCAGCCTCCCACCTGCGTGTGA